The genomic stretch ATGATAGGTCAAATCCTGAGATTAGAAGTTCCTACAACACCTCTGACAGAAAGTTAGGTTGGAATATTGATAttgacttttattttgatgattcctACTTTCCTAGCATATGTGTCGAGTGATAAAAGTAGCTTGGAGTTTAACATGTACAAATTGCCGGTACAAGACATTGAATAAGCATCTCTACCGGTctattcctccaaagcataagGACATCAGGCATTTATAAGCCAAGCAAGGGCTTCAATGGAGCATCTCCAAAGAAAGCGAATTGAAGattttgcaccaaaaaaaaaataaaaatttgaagatTTAAAATTTAGGAAAACAATCAGAAGGCTCAAGTACCAGAACGAACCCAAGTGTCAATTACTCTTCACCGAGTTTCATATGGAATCAAGACCTGAAGATTTGAAGACTAGTGACTTAGATTACCAACTTAAGATTGTATTTCAGATATATCTTGGGAAAAATTGCAAGTCCTAGATATAGATTCAGTTGATtagtggattttatttttttaccccACTGATGGCCACGCTGAAAGTGGGGGTTTGAAATAATTCTGATTGTATATATGCCGTCTAAGAATGCCTGGACGTTAATcatgtattatatttttttttattttaattctattTTGCTGGctattagttaaaaaaaaaaaaaaaaagggtggtgTAACACTATTTTGGAGGGGTCCCTCTAGATGGTTGACCCTGGGCCCCCCAAACATTCCCCTTATTTATGTTGAACACAAATTAGAATCTTCAGAAAGTATATATAAATTGAGACTAATATGTATGCCAAGCAAGGCTTTGTTTCACCATTTGTTACAACTGAGAAACTATACTTATTTCAAAATGACAAGCATAAACCATACAATGGAATATAAGActaaaaagaaactaaagaagGAAGATTCCAATAATATATATCTTAAGAAATATAATCACCTACCACCATCTAATGATATTAACACTTTATTAGTCAAACTATTATACCCAATAGTTTTTTGACTAGGTATGTTTGATGGTTCACCAAGAAGACATTCCACCTCTTCGGGATTTTGTGCAACCCAAGGGTGCCTCTGATACTTGCTCAACCCTTGCAGTTCCATTGCCACTTCCTTCATTGTGGGTCTTTCTTCCCCTGTTACTCTTAAACATCTTTCAGCCAGTCTTAAAACTTCATGGAGTTGCTCTTTATAGTCTTCAATTAAAATCTGATCATCTAGAATATCCCAAACCCTTCCTTCTTTGGTTGAAGTGACGAAATGCATGGCTAGATTTATCTCTTTACCAGGCCCATCAGAATAGAGTGCCTTCTTTCCTGTTAATAGTTCCACAAGTACTACACCAAAgctataaacatcactctttTCCGTTAGTTGACTTGATTGAAGGTACTCTGGGTCTAGGTAACCCAATGTTCCTTGCACTAGTGTACTAATTTGAGTTTGGTCTAAGGGAACCAACCTTGATGCGCCAAAGTCTGAGACCTTTGCCTTATAATTATCATCCAATAGAATATTAGTGGACTTGATATCTCTATGAATGATAGGTGGTGAAGCTGCAGAATGCAAATAAGCAATAGCCTCTGATGTTTCCGCAGCTATCCTTAAACGATTATCCCATGAAATCGGAGAACTGCGCCCCTCGCCATGGATATGATGGAATAAGGTTTTGTTCCTAACAAATTCATACACTAATATAGGAACCTCTATCTCTAGGCAACAACCCAATAGCTTTACCACATTTCTATGGTTGATTTGGGAGAGAATAACCACCTCATTTATGAATTGCTCGATCTGACTTTCATCTACTAGTTTTGATTTCTTGACGGCAACAGTTCTGTGATTAGGTAGAATTCCCTTGTATACTGTACCGTAGCCTCCTCGACCAAGGATTTGGCTCTGAGCATAGTTGTTAGTTGCCTGCTTTAGTTCTTCAGCTCCAAAGATTTTGAGTGCTTCAATGGATCCTTCATGGGAAGATAGCTGCTGCTTCAAAAAGAAACCTCCATTTTGCTTGAAGAATTTTTGCTTTAGtttgctttcttttctcttttgaagtACCCAAAGTACCAATAAACTACCAATAAGTAGAAATAAGAAACCCAAGCCAATACCTGTAAGGAGAGATTGAACTTATTAAATACACTAGAAGTTGGGTCAAAATTGGGGTGCATACATGGAGCCTAGATTACGTAATAAACAAGTACGGAATTTTATAGAACATTAGGGTCTAGACCaaaaatcataatgaaacatcCTAAATATGAATAATGAAGATCTTTAGTATGAATACGTACAGTATGCCGGGGTCTCAAATATGGGGTAAGGCAGCCATTTCATCCTGTCATGTGTCTTGACGCAAGGGTCATGCTACCTTTTATGACTTTTTCTCCCAAAGAAAAATTAGCTAGGGAGGCGCTCAGCTTCAACAATGGATACAAATAGCTTAGGCCGGCCGGCCTAAGATTAATTCAGTTTAACCACACTGGGCCAGGCCTATAAGGAGTTATAAATTAATTTCAGTTGAACTACACTAGGCCAGGCCTCGGTCTTTCTAGCCCACTTCAAAATTCAATCGCTCAAAGCAATATATTTCTCCCCATTAAGTCGCACATTGATTAAGGGATCTAGATCCTCTCCAGATGACGGGGTATTCAACGTGCATTCGACGATTGGGAGGACCTTAGAGATACATGTCCGTATGTTGGGCTAGGTCCTAAGTATATGTAGGATATGATACGATTAGTTTACCTACTGTGACCTGAATCACTAGAAATGAACATCCACGGCCATTCTTTTTCCCATCTCCAGCATAACCCGGTGGGCAAGAGCATTTGTAACTCCCAAGCAGATTTGCACAGGCCGCAGTCGAAATGCAAGGAATATTAATTGGATCTGCACATTCGTTTATGTCTGCAACAGATAAACGGACTAGCTTAGGGCTTGCCAACCGACATAATtgtttacgaaaaaaaaaaaaaaccaacataaATGCAAATAAATTAATGTACTGAAATAGGCTATGGTATACACGAGTGTTGTTAAGGTTCTTTTTCCAGAACTATTCTCATACTGGctgattcatacaaatggaATTTATCACAGAGTTGGCCGTTGGATGGATTCCATATGTACAGATCAACCCTGGTACGATAATAGTTCTCGTGAGAGGACTTGATCTGCTCTATATATGCGCACAGATTAAAGGTTGATCCATGATTACCTCGGCATCCGTCTTGAAGGTAAGGGTTCCCATAATAACCATGGGAACACTTGCAGCTATACCCAAGACCGTTCTTGGAGTTAAAGCATTTGGTGTTTTTGCCACAGGCATAAGTGAAGTTGAATTTCTTAGCTTCTTCACAAGATGGACCATTTTTCTGCTCTATTGCCCAGTCTAACACAATCGGGACTCGTGAAATGTTGAAATCCGAGAGATAGGATACAGAGAATTTGAATTGTTTGAGTTCAACCAGGAAACCATAGCTGCAGCTGTTGCCATAACTGTAAGTTTCTATTGTGAAACTCTTGATGCCCTTTGGGATAGAGGTCTGGCAACAACCGATGCCGGAGCAGGAACCTTCGATAGGACTGTGCTTTTCACTGCAGATCATTCGGCATCCACTCGTGAAGTTCTGACCGTTTGAGCCAGTGATAAATGCTGCAGTGTCACAACCTAGAACAGTCAATCTGTTCTCTGTGTCTGAGAAGGTGAGGGGCTTACCTTTGCAATTGAGAGTATAGTCCGTGTAATTATCTACGCCCGATGAAATGTTGAAACAATCATTGCTTACGTTGGTCATGACTCGCATTTGGCCTTGTAATGAAATGTGCGACACTTCCAACTTTCCATGGAATAGTTTTGGAGGGTTTTCATTGCAGGTTTGCCGAAAACTTTCATCTCTGTAACACTTTTTAGCTCCGAAGCCAAAGGGGTAGGGAACTGTGATATTATCACATTTATCCAAGCAATTAGGCTTTGCCATGGTAACGTTGATGTTGCCAATGCTGGCCATAAAAACTGGATGAAGAAGAGGAGCCGAAGCAACACAAGATCAGGACCCATGGCTTAGTTCTTTGttgcttttttatttcattggGTTCTTCGTTTGCTTCCTATTTATGGGTTGTGTTTGATTAAGGAGGAGAGTAGAATCATCTTCTCGATCTTGCGTGTGACAGAAGTTGGGTTCCGTGTATGGCAATAGTGGGATTGGGTGTGCTTGACTTGACGAGTCATCTAATCCAAGTCTTCCCAAGACATTTCGacgagagagggaaaaaaacatCTGAGTGAGAAAGTTCCTCCACAtcagggaaagtgtcagttttagaacttttttgtttttttgttttgataagaAGTAATTGTACCTATTagtctattatttattttatttttgagaattAGAACCTATGACTTACTCTCCACATACCAATAATTGTCAGCCCGTTTGTCATGTTTCTTTCCTTGATTAGCAaggtttttctgtttctttctatcaaagaaaaaaaattcgaCTTTGCCTCTTAGGGGTTTCTATTGTCTCTCTACAAAGATCCGccaggccaaaaaaaaaaaaaaaatcattcgaCAGTTGAAGAGGGAGGATGATACCAATATGTCTGATAATAGCATGATTGGCACTGATATGCCATAAATACAACAAATCAATAGAAAGATGCCACATTGACACCAATGAAATAGACCAGCCGAACAGGAAGGCACGTGAACACTTACGTGGCCTCACGGAGAACAGAAGAATAGGAGGCCCTCACAAGGAATAGCCGAACAAGAAGGCACATGAGCACACAAGTGACCTCACAAAGGACAGACGAATAGGAGGGCCTCAAGAGGACCAACCGAACAAGAAAGCACGTGGCATCACAAGAATCAGGCAAATAGGAGGGCCTCACGAGGATGCACGTGGTCTCATAAAGACCAGATGAACAGGGTAAGCAAGTGGGCATAAACAGACGAAAAGTTCCATAAACACTGCTAGCACTAAGAAACATGAACGGCCACACTTAGCCTGCAAACGAACTATCCCTTGCACACTAACCCGGGTCGAGTCAAGTGACCATGGTTGGACCAGGCAAGAACCCCGGTTGCTTGACCAAGGGGTAATCAAAAGATTAGTTGCGAACTTCCTAGATTGTGTGATCGAAGGACAGTCGCAGCGTGACAGACGGAAGAGAAACCCTACTAACTAGTGTACGAATAAGGCTACctattgtagacacccaattttgtcaccccctctggctatgatgaattgtGATCTTGAacgtgacttcttgcttccaatcaacagagatgatatttgatttaggaaacccagaaacatcccctacctaaaaaaccctagaaatcccgcgtgggagaaaagagggtctaattttgacttttcatatatgaaggaattcggtcaggatgaccatacggatggatagtacttaaaaatatgattccaacgatatatggtacatcaaaatccgaccgtcggatctcccgtaatcttcCCTAGAATATCATATTTTTTCGTGCGCATGTCGGGGGCATCAGCGAGCCAGCAAGCCAACCAGCCCCACATACCGCACGTACTGGCTAGTCAACCAGCAAGCCAGCCCCATAACCCACGAGCCCCCACGTGCCATGCCACGCTCCCCCATCGTGCCAGCCTACTCCCCTATACCATGTTGCGCACCTCCGCATGCCATATCGTGAGCCCTTGCCATGCCAGCCTGCACCTGCCGTGGCATGTTGCGCGGCCCTGTGTGCCATACCACACGCCCCTGCTAGGCCAGGCTATGCCCATGCGTGACATGCGATGCGCCCCCACCTATGCATGCCCCAAACACCCCTACCCAGCCTTgtgtgccaccatcaatggcCGGAATATGTGTCCCGCCGACCCGGTGGctgaagaaattttttattcacccactTGTGCCCCTAACCTTGTCCAGCTAGCATATCCTACTttgcaacctcccattggcccaaaaaagtatattctcacctcattggcccaaaaaaaagactcacttttcctattagtccaaaaaaccatctcccaccccattggaccaaattttcattttttcatcccCATTGGCATAAAAGAACCACTTTTTTCTACCATTggccaagggaattccctttctctccccattggttcaagaatcctataaatgcccccctccctttgatttttcccaacacaacaccacaacatccaagcctccaagtgagcatcctagGAAGAGAAGCTCCgccttctctcctcccctttccccctttgagattttttaagtcttcgaagagatcttcataagatccgaagtgttcttcgggccttagAAACTTCTCAATCCTTTGTCTTCTTTAAGTGAGATTTTGCGTCGAAAAAATTctccttagtctcccaccccctgttgaggttcttccagtcttcgTGGGGATCTTcgtaagatctgaagtgttcttttgatcttcgaagtgttcttcgggccttcgaagttcctcaatccttgggattagcctatccctagcggaagctctgttggagagccacctcagcctagccctcccatagcctattcctagggGAAGCTCTATCGAATTGACACCTCAGCAAAATCTGAAAGTAGCCCCTCCTTAACGGAAGTTCTGCCGCATCGATAcctcagcccaaaacccaaaagtaaccgttcttaGCCGGAATTCTGTTCAAATATCACCACAGTCATCATCTCTTAAGATAGGACGTTGGAGGTcgagaccatcttcccctgagctaggagaatccaaaaaaacATCTCGTGCCGACACTAATCGAGGtctcacccctcttgacccgaaacaagggtcaaacacaagtataatttcttacccaaattagtataatgtagactttatattgaccttgttttagtgtataatcattgaaattcaattaatgtacatatgtgtgataacttagcaatacatgcggaataggaataattgtggaaaatgttcgttctgaagcatctagtaggaagatcggttgaactgggtagattgggtgcctaacaccttcccagctCTACAAcatgacacttaccctaaatctctagactagaccaactttcgagCCCTCTTcctaggaattgggcccacccttgggtcctagggccataatcctaggtgatgactctaaacccttttgcatgtgcccgatccccgtattgaaccatcatcaaatccccgtctcgaatggtaaattttacactcttacgaaataggcctccacatatctccgagcagcgatacggtggtgtggggcccacagggtaagcacacataaCACACCCCTCcatcatgaaagagaaagagaggagagaagatggAATAGATGCAAACCCTTTTTCCTCCCCCATAAAGGAGGAATGCCAACATCattttcggccgctaccctcacagtggggACTCCACTAggaataaatgtcaagcttctaggactagatgctaccattaaatgcaaggaCATTTTCCACCATATCTGTTTGGAAACATGTTTGGCCAAccacatgtttgtaattatatttgctaaccacatcatgcatcgtgctcaaagtgaaatcatttagcgagggactccctatcattcccgcaccctcggggaggtcagtgcatgtcatggatagtactctgagagcaaatggtagacgcttcctatacaagggtgtggggtattgttaaacgccgaggatgttcataattatgcCAGAACCCTTGGGGGGTCCATACACTTTATGAaattctaagatcgaataatAATAGTCctgtattacacttttgcacacaatcactcacggttccaccaccccctggccagttgcttaatctCATGTGtggtcacgagtaatgggcaaggaaggcacccccttgatctcgtacccacgggtatatcaaaaggatcacgtaccttatgTGTAtcatcaaggaagccttgtcagtcctattacatccactgcctgctcgcatcatgtaggaaatagatgaagaacgTTAGGAATGCCataagctgatctgtagaatttgatTACGGTCtagaaaatgaattttcctatgatatattctagttataaaaaaatactctcctaagtgggtttcggataaaaggtgtccttcctccttagaaatgaaatatggatgatttggtatacgcGATCTGGGCTGATTTCTGTTAAATCCCCACAAAAAGCTGAATCcaaaagacccaaggaaactagggtgaaggtcacctagtgggataagattaaggaaagcatgactttattgttAAAGAATGTATCAATAGggatattctggtcaagccatttgtatgaatctcccgcttatgacattgagtggactaggggcatcaaccccttaCCCACTCCccatcattaagcggactaactttggatggatcattggatGTTAATCTAATGATTgagtgaacaaggggttgggaatacaagaatcctaaaataagtaATTTGTTTGCTTAAGCATGATTCCACAACCcaagtattctccacggtccatttggacacgtcaaggTAACTGGTTGACTTGattaagtccagtatcacctctatcatctcttcgagattgtctaccgccaaatgattacaacccagttcacatggatctaCACGATCCTAAATCACCCAgggaagcatgggtccacctcgtagagaccttgcagacgAAAATGGACaaggtcaagagagggatagcacaGATACTGCATGCAATCCAGAACCCTCCCAGGGCTAaaccagcacaagctacaggagcgttggatcagaatggaccCACAGGTCATTGcgggaattcttcccgagttgactcaggagaaccagaacaagtcaggccaaccggtcaaagaggagtttcacctacccatccaaatggtcattagggggcctattctagggtccctcctcctagg from Macadamia integrifolia cultivar HAES 741 chromosome 14, SCU_Mint_v3, whole genome shotgun sequence encodes the following:
- the LOC122061469 gene encoding putative wall-associated receptor kinase-like 16, giving the protein MASIGNINVTMAKPNCLDKCDNITVPYPFGFGAKKCYRDESFRQTCNENPPKLFHGKLEVSHISLQGQMRVMTNVSNDCFNISSGVDNYTDYTLNCKGKPLTFSDTENRLTVLGCDTAAFITGSNGQNFTSGCRMICSEKHSPIEGSCSGIGCCQTSIPKGIKSFTIETYSYGNSCSYGFLVELKQFKFSVSYLSDFNISRVPIVLDWAIEQKNGPSCEEAKKFNFTYACGKNTKCFNSKNGLGYSCKCSHGYYGNPYLQDGCRDINECADPINIPCISTAACANLLGSYKCSCPPGYAGDGKKNGRGCSFLVIQVTVGIGLGFLFLLIGSLLVLWVLQKRKESKLKQKFFKQNGGFFLKQQLSSHEGSIEALKIFGAEELKQATNNYAQSQILGRGGYGTVYKGILPNHRTVAVKKSKLVDESQIEQFINEVVILSQINHRNVVKLLGCCLEIEVPILVYEFVRNKTLFHHIHGEGRSSPISWDNRLRIAAETSEAIAYLHSAASPPIIHRDIKSTNILLDDNYKAKVSDFGASRLVPLDQTQISTLVQGTLGYLDPEYLQSSQLTEKSDVYSFGVVLVELLTGKKALYSDGPGKEINLAMHFVTSTKEGRVWDILDDQILIEDYKEQLHEVLRLAERCLRVTGEERPTMKEVAMELQGLSKYQRHPWVAQNPEEVECLLGEPSNIPSQKTIGYNSLTNKVLISLDGGR